One genomic segment of Ctenopharyngodon idella isolate HZGC_01 chromosome 7, HZGC01, whole genome shotgun sequence includes these proteins:
- the LOC127515718 gene encoding chemokine-like factor gives MEVDLAFLKSTKGLLKIAEMVCVFVAFVCYAVASRPPYIAATCMEFFITFGFLLLYLLKLNKMFTFFFWPLIDVFNSFFAAALMCILSLVAVSTYTVKGTLSGGIVGFVAAAFWSLDGYILFKKITFNKSRTTTEAQTGKD, from the exons ATGGAAGTTGATTTGGCCTTTTTGAAGTCCACAAAAGGTCTACTGAAAATAGCAGAAATG gtttgtgtttttgtggctTTTGTGTGTTATGCAGTGGCATCCAGGCCCCCTTACATTGCCGCAACATGCATGGAGTTTTTCATCACATTTGGTTTTCTTCTGCTCTACCTACTGAAACTCAACAAGATGTTCACTTTCTTCTTCTGGCCCCTTATT GATGTGTTCAACTCATTCTTTGCAGCTGCACTGATGTGTATTCTTAGCCTAGTAGCAGTTTCTACGTACACAGTGAAGGGCACTCTGAGCGGAGGG ATCGTGGGCTTTGTGGCTGCAGCCTTTTGGTCTTTGGATGGCTAtatcctttttaaaaaaatcacattcaaCAAGTCAAGAACCACCACAGAGGCCCAAACAGGGAAAGATTAA
- the cmtm3 gene encoding CKLF-like MARVEL transmembrane domain-containing protein 3 has translation MGDIEASDSNRSRQTVIHSLLPSKEFISSRKGLLLLGEVVLSFISFVCFAASTAAAFITAPFVEFLAALFLLFAYSTKFNERFKGFHWPLMDFLRCVSASIIFFIVSIISVSKYPDGASKAAGVFGFCATIVFALDFYFIFNELANFLKRGDSSEEPPNTQDDDSDSDSD, from the exons ATGGGGGACATCGAGGCGTCGGATAGTAACCGATCACGACAGACCGTAATTCATTCTCTTCTCCCTAGTAAAGAATTCATCTCCTCCCGAAAAGGACTACTGCTGCTCGGTGAAGTG GTGCTGTCGTTCATCAGCTTTGTGTGTTTTGCCGCTTCAACAGCCGCTGCCTTCATCACAGCTCCCTTCGTTGAGTTCTTGGCAGCTCTCTTCCTGCTGTTTGCTTATTCTACAAAGTTCAATGAGAGATTTAAGGGCTTTCACTGGCCCCTCATG GACTTCCTGCGCTGTGTCAGCGCCTCCATCATCTTTTTCATCGTCTCTATAATATCTGTGTCAAAATATCCGGATGGAGCCTCAAAGGCTGCTGGG GTCTTTGGCTTCTGTGCCACCATAGTCTTTGCCCTGGACTTTTATTTCATCTTTAATGAACTGGCCAATTTCCTCAAGAGAGGTGACTCCAGTGAAGAACCACCAAACACACAAG